In Pleurocapsa minor HA4230-MV1, the genomic window TGACAACAAAATTAAAAGAATCGACCAACTAAAAAGTCAATCTAAACCAACAGCCAAAACGTTCGGAAGATACGTCTCTGAAAGCTGCGAACATTTACGTAACCTGAGAATGAAAAGCCTATTTGCTCCCGAATCAATTCAAGGAGGTATGGCATGAAAGAACCAAATTTACCTCCCGCCAATATTGAAGCAGAAGAGGCAATTTTAGGCGCAATATTATTCGATCCTAAAGCGATTTCTCAGGTCGAAGCTTCCCTGCTTCCTTCTGCTTTCTATGTTTCGGCTCATCAAGAAATATATCAGACTGCCTTGAAACTTTATCATCAAGGCAATCCTACGGATTTTATGGCTGTTAGTACCTATCTGGCAGATAGAGACAGGTTAGACAAAGTAGGAGGAACAGCTAAATTGGCTCAATTGTTGAACCGTACTATTTCGGCAGTGAACATCGATCGCTATGTCGATTTAGTGATGGATAAATTTTATCGAAGAAGAGTAATTGAAGCTGGTCATAAGATCGTCGATCTAGGCTATGATTCTACGCTTGAACTAGAAAAGCTCTTGAATGATTCGGAGCAAGAGATATTTAGCGTTACTCAACAAAGGACAAAATCTGGCACAGAGCATAATAGTGAGATTGCTATGTCTGCTTTTAATCAACTTGAACAAAACAGTCCGATCTATCCCACAGGAATTCAAGAACTGGATCGACTAATTATGGGACTTGAGCCTGGAAGTATGACAATCTTGGCTGCTAGACCATCAATGGGCAAAAGTGCAATCGCTCTTTATCTCGGTTTGCAACAGATAATTCACCATCAATTACCTGTGGTTATATTTTCTCTGGAAATGACTAAAAAGCAAATGGAATATCGACTTTGGGGTTTAATAAGTCGTTTATATTGCGATCACCATTCAAATTTAACTCCGATCAACGGCGATCGCATACGAAAACATCGAGCGGGATTGTCTTATCTGGCAGAAAAGGAGGTGGAGAGCATCGCCAAGATTGTAAAGGTTGCTGTAGATCTGCCTCTATACATGAATGATAATCGGGGAATCAATGTAGCGGGAATTGCTTCTGAGGCTCGTCAAGTCAAAGCCAGAGAGGGCAAACTAGGTTTGGTGATTGTAGATTATTTACAAATGATGGCATCTGACAATGGTGGCAATCGCAGTTATGAACTGGGTGATGTGGGTAGAGGGTTGTATCAACTGGCAGGAGAATTGTCAGTACCAGTTTTGGCTCTATCTCAAGTCAATCGAGGAGTAGAAGGCAGACAAAACAAGCGTCCGATGATGTCGGATCTTTCTCAGTCGGGCATTCTGGAGATGGTGGCGGATAATATTATCTTTGCTTATCGCGATGAATATTACGATTCAGCTACTTCTCAACCTGGAATTTTAGAATTGATTTTGGCTAAAGCCAGACATGGGGATACAGGAACGGTAGAGGTTTTGTTTGATAAATCTTCTGGGATGATTCGCTCTCTTAAAGAATTTGCTTAATTGAGTAAATGAAATCGTTTTGTTATATTGACTCATCTTGCGAAGCAATCAGGCTCGATGAGTTTCTTTTTCTATGAAATTAAACCTATCCAAATATGCTTGAAGAAGCTAATTTTTTACATAAGAATTTAAAAATATCAATTGATTTATCATATCTTCGGCAGAATTAGCAGCTACTAACTTTAGTAATCCAGTTAATTGCTGACCAATTGCATATTGCTGCTGAGGTGCAAGAATAATTCCTGTATGAGTTTTTCCTTGAATCATATAGTCTCGATGTAATTTACAAAAGTCGCCTATGTTGAAACTATAAATTACCCGTTTTTGTTTAGTTGACCAGATTAGTTGTTCTTCATCTGAACGTCCCAACATTCGAGCATCAATCACTGTAATGACATCTAAATCGGCATTAAGTAAAGCTTTAACTAATGCGCCTTTAATTGTATCTTCATCAAGATAAAGACAAATTTTACTCACTACTAATTTCCTGTTGTATACTCCGCTGTGAGTTGATTACACTCTTGATTGTAAATAGCAAACTCAGCATCTAAAGAATTTTTGTTGTCATAATAGTATGCTATGGCTGTATATATTGCGGCCAGCGTCAGATGAGGTTTGTCTTCTAAAATTTCTTCTGGAGTAACGCCAGCTTTAATCTCATTAATCACGTATTGAACAGTAATACGAGAGCCATCAATTCTTGGTCTTCCTCCACAAACATCTGGAGTTGATACAATTAACCTATTAATATTAACTGTAGCTGTCATTTCTTTATAATTCACAGGTTTTACTTATTAATTATATCTTTGAATTTGAGATTGCTTTGCGCTAATGATTTGGATTACTGCCTTCGGAATAATCTCGATACGCTTTAGCCCTGTAACCTGCGCGCTTCATCCGACCGACGGCTAGAAAAATTAGCGAAGACCATATCAAATATAGACAACAAAGTTATCTGAAAATTTCTGGAAGTCTCGGACGACTATTCACATTTCCCGCATAATTTTCATACAGTGTTTGAACATCATGTCCAGTCAGTTGAGCTACTTCAACTGGGTTCATTCCTTGATTTAGCGCATGACTAATAAGCGTGTGACGGGTATTATAAGGCTTTCTGTATTTCACACCTACTTTAGATAAAATCGATTTCCAAGCTCGATTTCTAAAATTATGGTCATCAATAGGATTACCTTTAGAAGATCTAAAAACAGGTTGTTCTAAATCAAAACTCTTATGCTTCATTGAAAGCAAGAGCGATCTCAATCGAGGTGTAAGGGTAATTGTTCTAGCTCTATTGGTTTTAATTGCTTTTCTGGTACCTCTACTTAAACTCTCGCCTATCCAAACCGTAGAACAGTCTTCATTAAGATGTTTCCAGCACAAGCCAATAGCTTCTCCTGTTCTGCAACCCGTACCAAATAAGAATTCAACAAACTCGACGTAGTGCGAATAATATTTATCTTGCTCAAATCCTTGAATAATCGCTTTAATCTCTTCTGATGCAAAGGGGCTGGGCATTTGTTTGGGTGGAACTTTAATTCTCTTAATTAGAGGCTTCCAAGGATCAGATTCAACTATTTCTTGCTCTGTTCCCCATTGCCAACAGGCAGATAGCCAGACTATAGACTGCTTCAAAGTCACTGGTGCTAGTTTTCCTGATAGATATTGGTAAAATTGCTCTGAATAATCTAGCTTGAAATTACTAGCAGATTGATTGGCTAAAGAGTCAGCAGTATTTTTGTCTTTTAAATTGAAAGACTTTAAATGAGTCAAGACAGTTTGATATTTTTCTAGAGAACGAGGCGAGGATACAAGCTTAGATTTGTATTCAATAAATCTTGCAATTAACTCTTCCACAGTTAGCAGATCTGCTGCCATCTGTTCCTTGATTTTTAGAGGTTTATATTTCTGTAGAGTGGTATCAAAATTATTTGAAAGAATATCTAGCTCGATTTGTCTTGCTCTCTGTTCGGCAAATTTGCGATTGATGCTAGTGTCTAGTAAACCAAGGGCAAAAGCACGTCTTTTGCCAGCATAAGTGAATCTTAATCTAAGCCAGCCTTTATCAGATTCAATCTTAACTGTTCCTTTCGCCTTCTTTTTCTGTCTACCACTTTGGCTACCAACAATATCTTGTTTACTCTGATCCATGAGGAGTTTAAGGGCGAAAATTCGTCTACCAATTTTCTACCAATTTTAACTTAAAACACCCTGAAAAATAACCAAAATACGTCGCTTATTGAGAATGAACAAGGGTTTCAAAATGTCTCTAAAAACGACAAAACCCTCTCGATGAGAAGGTTTTAAATGTATCGGAGCGACGGGATTTGAACCCATGACCCCCACTACCCCAAAGTGGTACGCTACCAAGCTGCGCTACGCCCCGTGATTAAGCACGTATTAAAGTATACGAGGTTTCCGTTGTTTTGCGCAAGTATTTTGGTGAAAGGGATAAAACGCGATCGCTGAGGGAATTTTCTCTTTACACTTGCGCCCACTTACGCAGTAAATTAGCAATACTTTTAGAGATCAAATCAAATTCTGGAGTTTTACCAGATTTAGCAAAGATCGCCCGACGCGCCGTTTCTAGATCGAAAAGAAGCTCGCGATCGCTGCTATCGCGAATTATGCTTTGTACCCAACCTACTGCAACTAATCTTGTTCCCTGAGTCACAGGGTTTACCCGATGCAACGTAGTAGAAGGATAAACAATTGCTGAACCTGCATCTAGTTTATAGCTTTGTTCTTCTTGCACACCTTCAATGGTTAATTCTCCCCCTGTATATTCTTGAGGGGAATTAAGAAACAGGGTAAAAGAAACATCAGATCGACATAACCCAGATTGGTTATTCATCAGGGCATTATCAACATGGGTATCATAAGACATTCCCTGGCTGTAGCGACTAAATAACAGGGAATGAATTGACTTAGGACGAATCGCCGATTGAAATAAGGCATTGTGGTTCAAAGCAGCGCGAATTTTGGTTTTAAGCTCTTTTTCAGATGTTCCTACTTTTAATTGCTGATTATGCTTAACTAATTTAGCGTGCCAACCTGCTGTCAGTTTTCCATCTATAAATTCGGCTTTTGATAAGACTTGTTGAATCTCTGTTAACTGATCGGGAGATAGTATTTGATTAATCGAGAAAATCATGATGTGTTGTACGTGTTTAGTTCTTAGTTTTGGGGAAACTGAGGAAAACAGCGATTAAGCATCTTAGAAAAGATTAAATATGATTAAATACATCCAATGTGAATTAAAACTTACTTTTCGGATAGCTACCGCTGCGGAAACGTGGGATTGTCAAGCCCTTTATGATAGTTCTCCAAACTTTGAATTTTAGAGAAAATTTTCAAGAAATTTAGCCAAGTAATTGAGAAATAGTATTACACAACAACATGTTGCATTATTTAACCAAGATCTTAAAACAATTGAAACAACTCCAGATCTAGATTTCCCTACAGAATAAACTAAACAGTAGAAAAGTAAATTTATCTGCAATCAGTATGCCTACAGTTGATGTTCGTGGAGTAGATCATTATTACGAGTGGATTCGTCGTTCAGAGAATGCTCATAAACCAGTCATGGTATTTGTCCATGGTTGGGGAGGATCGGCAAAATATTGGCGCAGCACCGCAGAAGCGATCGCCGATGACTTTGATTGTCTACTCTATGATCTGCGAGGCTTTGGTCGTTCTCCCATACCACAGAATGCCCCTAATTTGGGCTATAAGATGGAAGATTATGCCGATGATTTAGCTTTGCTGTTAGATGCTTTAAACCTCAATCGAGTCTATCTCAATGCTCATTCAATGGGAGCATCAGTTGCTACATTTTTCCTCAACCGCTATCGTGAAAAAGTGCAACAGGCAATTCTCACCTGTAACGGTATTTTTGAATACGATGCCTTAGCTTTTGCAGCTTTTCATAAGTTTGGTGGCTATGTAGTCAAGTTTCGCTACAATTGGTTTTTAAAATTTCCCTTTGCCGACAGAATGTTTATGGCACGGTTTTTACATCGTCCAATTGATAAAAGCGATCGCCAGGCATTTTTAGCCGATTTTCTTTTAGCTGATTATGCAGCTGCGGTAGGCACAATCTATACTTCCGTCAGTAAAGAAGCGGTAGAAATCATGCCTCAAGAATTCGCCAAACTAACAGTACCTACTTTAATGGTTTCAGGAGAAAAAGATATTATTATTCCTGCCAGCATGGGTAGACAAGCAGCCGCTTTAAACAACAAGATTGAGTATGTAGAACTACCAGAAACCTCACATTTTCCCATGTTGGAAGACAAGCCAGCTTATCTCAAGACAATTAAAGAATTTTTGCAGGTTAGCAGTGCAGTGGCTTAATAATTACTGATTACTGATTACTGATTACTAATTACTGATCAACTGGTGGGCATTATCTTAAGCGATCGGTCTTTATTCTGATTATTGGCGATGCACTAAAGCACTAGCTTCGCGTCGCCCACCCTACATTGTTCACTGCTCATTGCTCATTGTGACGCGAGCTTGCGAGCTAATGGTAAACCATACCGCTTCGCATATCCTTTAGGACTCATTGCTCATTGCGTATGACTGATCCAGATCGAGAATTAATTAAACAATTAGAGTCAGCAACCACAGATCTACTCTGGTTTAGTGAAGCAGAATACCCGATTCAAGTTGTCTATTGGCATGATGCAGCTAATTTTACTCTGGATACCTTATTACAGCAGCACGATTATCCTCCTGACACCAAAGTAGCGATGCCAGAATTTTCTGCTTTTTTTGCTGTTGCCACTAAACAGGAGACTTGGCACAACGAAGCCGAACAAGCTCAAGTGCTGAGATACCAAACTCTAGTCAATTTAATGGCAAATAATCTCACAAATATCAAAGTATATTTGCTGGGAGATATTGAAATTGATGCCTATATTTTAGGTACAACTCCGCAGATGGCGATCGCTGGATTGGCCACTCGAATAGTTGCAACTTAATGAACCTAATTAAATTGCGCTATTAAAAAGGGATCTGACAGTCAATGCCGATCCCTTTTTTTCTTGTTAGTTTCTATCTAAAGGTAGATTATTTTATTGGTTTAACGGATGTATTCTTTTAATATACTGTTGCGGTTGGGGTGACGCAGTTTACGTAAGGCTTTAGCCTCAATTTGGCGGATACGCTCGCGAGTAACATTAAAAATCTGGCCGATTTCCTCTAATGTTTTCATGCGACCATCATCTAAACCATAGCGCAGACGTAGAACATCGCGTTCACGAGGACTAAGAGTATCTAATACGCTTTCTAAATCCTCTCTTAGTAGGCTTTTGGACACCTGGTCTTCTGGGGTTTCGCCATCAGCCTCGATAAAATCGCCCAAACGAGAGTCTTCTTCTTTACCAATGGGTGTTTCTAAGGAAATAGGTAATTGAGCTGATTTAGCGATAAATCTGAGCTTCTCAATGGTCATTTCCATGCGAGTAGCAATTTCTTCTTCTGTAGGTTTGCGTCCTCTTTCTTGAGAAAGTAATTTAGTAGTTTTTTTAATGCGAGAGATGGTTTCATAAAGATGAACAGGAAGACGGATGGTGCGAGATTGATCGGCGATCGCTCTGGTAATTGCCTGTCTAATCCACCAAGTGGCATAAGTAGAGAATTTATATCCTTTTTCGTGATCGAATTTTTCTGCGGCTCTGATTAGACCAAGAGAACCTTCTTGAATCAAATCCTGAAAAGATAAGCCACGGTTCATATATTTTTTGGCGATCGATACTACCAAACGTAGGTTGGACTGTACCATTTTATCTTTCGCTCGGCGACCAATAAACAAGCGACGGCGGAATTTACGGTATTCCATGTCTACTTCTCTTGCCCATTCTTCCTCGGTAGCTTCTCTACCTAGACCATCTTCGAGACTATCTTTTAGTCTTTCTAGTTCTAATAAGTCGGCAATCTGACGTGCTAGCTCAATTTCTTCTTCTGCTCTTAGCAGTCGGATGCGACCAATTTCTTGTAGATAAATACGAATAGAATCTTCAGTGTACGGTTTCTTTCTACCGCGTTCAGCACGTTTTGTAGTACTAGCTGGTTTCTTTTTCCCTTTAGCTGCTGATTTTAGCTCGATGCTATCTTGATTCTTGCTGCTATCTTCATCGATTAGGCTCTCCCAATCGTTTCCAGGATTGGCGATCGTTGCTAGGACTTGATTAGCTTGGGTCATGCCGTTTTCCTCTTGCTCCTTCAGTGAAAAAATAATATATAGTCGTTTTAGTTAAGTTTAGTTAAGCCGAGCTTAACTATGTGTCTAATTACACTTTTACCGCTCTTGAAATTATGGAAGGTTACCTTCTTGGTGAAATAATTGATGCTATTCCATTAAACCTCAAATGAAATTAATTGCCTACTGAGTAGTATCAACTAGAAATTTGCAATTGCTTCTCGATTTTAGCTTCGATTGCTATAAGTTTGGTAAAGATTGGTCAGAAATTTGAGCATATTTCCCTAAATCTTTTAAAGAGAAGACAAAGTTTCTTTTAAATCCAGCTCCTCTGGCATTGTAAGCAATTTAACCAAAAAAAACACGAATTGATTTTGAGCATTAAAAAACTACTCTCTAAAACTTCAATCAGCAAAAGTTATGTTTTCTAAATAATCTGATGTATTGCCCTTTGGCAGGATTGTAAAGCACAATCAAAAATTCTTATTACGAAATATAAAGTAAAAATTGATCGAGCTTATTTTTTTGCCGAAAAAGCTTTGAACACATACCAGATAAGTACAATTGCTTAAGAAATTACCCCAAGGTTTTGAGTAAACATAATTATGTATAAATATCGGCGAAGCGATCGCCTAATCATGCTGAATCAAGGTAAAATTGTCGCTGATGGCATTCCCGACACGATCATAAGAAACCCTAACTTAATGGAGTCGGATGGGATATAAAGTGACTCATCCTCTAAGTCACTATCATAAGGATCTAGGTAAGAAATAATAGCAAAGAAGCAGGGAAAAAGATGTCACAAGATAGTCAGGTTAAGATGTCAGAAGCAGAAGCTCAGGAGTTAATGCGATCGCTGCTGCATAAAGAAGGAAGTTGGGTCGAGTGGGGACAAGGATGTCAGCAGTTACAAAAAGCAGGCTACAGCACTCAAAGGATTTTTGAAGATACGGGGTTTCAAAACAGTCAGCAGAATCTAGTAATTGTTGCTTCTCAGGTGTTTGATAATTTAGTTAAGGCAGAGGTTGCGCCTGAAATTCTAGACTACTTTAGAGGGCCTCGTAGTGATGTCCTGTATGAATTTCGCGTACTTAACCAGGAACAGCGGGTAGATGCTAGCTTACTAGCCTACGATAAACGGATCGACATCGATGGAGCGATCTTAATCTCAAAGGCAATCAAAGACGTTTCGCGCATGTCTCAGTTACCAGAAGCTTTTACTAATCACCCTGGAGATTGGGTCGCATATTTAGCTTGGAAACGCGCCAAAGCTCAAAAAGATCTACAACAGCGATCGCGTTTAATTGCTCAAGGCTTAAAATTTGCTTACTCTTCTACTGCAAGATCGGCGATCGAAAAGTTATTGAGCGACTTTACTATAGTTAACTCAGTTTCCGAACCATTACTTCCTTTATATCGACTAGAACTAGAGGAAGAATTGCCAAGGATAGTTCCCTTAGCTGGCTCTTATCCTCTGGGTAGCCAAGCAATCTCCACTGTCGAACAAGTAGAAATTCAAAAGTCATTTAGTCAGATTAAAGCTAAAGGCGGTGCTTATGTGCCAATTCCTGGTTGGCAAGTAGTGCTAAAAGCCGAAGATCCTGTAGGTTATCTTTGTCCTAGTAATCTTTTGCCTAAGTATCTTGGCGGAAATGTAGAAGAAGTTTTAGTTATCCTAGACCGAGCAAATCGTGCCTGGGATGTTAACAGCTATTTTGTCGTTGAAATAGAAGATAAATTAGAGCTGCGCTGGTTTGAAACTGCACCAGAAGAACCAATCATCGGTCAACTAGTGCTAATTCTACGTCCGAAAAAGATTTTAGACGAAAGTAACATTACTCAGCCTTGGCAAATGGACGACTAGAACAATGAGCAATGAACAATGAGTGAACAGTGAACAATGTAGGGTGGGCGACGCGAAGCTAGTGCTTTAGTGCATCGCCAATAATCAGAATAAAGACTGAGCGCCTAAGATAATGCCCACCAGTTGATCGGTAATTAGTCCTAAAGGATAAGCTTCGCCCTAAAGGACTAGCTTCGCGTCGCAAATAATTAGTAATTAGTAATTAGTAATTAGTAATCAGTAATCAGTAGTTAATACTTTAGATACTTGCTTTTGTGGGTTTAAACAAAGTTTAGCAATCTCGCCCATGTTTAGAGATTGCATTTTGTCTTGAGTATTTAGCTTCTGGTATGACTGAAGAATTTTCTCTAAAAAGTTCAGATTTTCTGCTAGATTGACGCCAAAGTTGTGGGGATGCCACCATAGATGATATACCAGTCCATGATTAGCAGCATACTTTAACCCTGAAGTGATGCGACGTAGACGTAGACCATCTAGATACTTAAGCTTGGCGGAATAGGGACGCAGAAAACGGCTAGCAGGAATATTGATCGGATAGGTAGAGCGCAAATCTGACCAAGACTGGCAATTGTGACCAGTCAAATTAATATATGCATCAAGCAGGCGCAAAATTCGCTTACGAGGTCGATCGCCGTCTCCCCTTTCGTCATGATAAATTGAGCTAGTTTCGTTGCCTCGATAACAATTGATCCCGCAGTCTATAATCGCTGCTAAATAAGCTTGATTATATTGATTGCGCGGAAATACTAAGCTGGTTGTGCTTAAGTTAGCTTTTTCGGCAATGGCGATCGCTGCATGAAGATCTGCTTTAAATTGTGCCTGAGTTTGTCCTGTTTCTAAACAGTAATAGTGAGAAAAAGTATGAGTGCCAATTTCTTGTCCTGCATATTGTTTAACTAATTCGATTAAATCTGGACAAAAATGCAGCTGTTGATTATCTTCTTTTTTTAAAGTATTGATGTATTGATAAGGATCGAGTTGCGATCGATCATAACTGGGTAGTTGCGCTGGGATATTTTCTTGTAATTCTTCAATATCAGCATAATAAAGAAACCCAACAGTAGCCCAAGTAGCGTGAATTTTATATTTTTTAAATAGTTCTAAAATAGCGGGTATAGCTTGACGAACTCCTACTAAATGCTTTTGATAATCATCGAGAGAAATAACGTCTCGCATTCCCCAATAAAGCTCTAAGTCAAGAGAAATAACTAGAGTTCCTGGAGATAATATATTCATATTTTAAATTTAAAATATATGATAATAAAGCTTATCTAAATACTATTTATTAGTAGTAGCTTAGATATATATTTTTTTTAAAAATACTCGATCAAAATAACTTTTTTAAACAATAGATTTTGTTGTCTAAAATTATTGCATAGCAATATGAGTACAAAACAAACTTGATATTTGCAGAACAAATGTATAAAATTAGCTTTGTAAATGAGTTTTAACTATGAAATAATATCATAATTAAACTAAATAATATAGATTTAAAATGAGCGGTTAAATTATTGCTTAAGTAACAAGATTGTACAGGTCGTAATCATATTATTATTGATGGCTAAAAATAATCCATTCGCCTGAAACTTCGGCGATCGCACCTCCTGGAAGAGTAGAAGTACGGCTTTTATTAGGAGCGGAGATTAAATTAACCACTGCTTCAATTTGCTCAAAATTTGGTTGTCGAGACATAACGCGAGGTAAGAATTGACGGATAGCTCGACGCTGAATAGCTAAGGGTGCAGGCTGTAGAGATGATCGATTTAAGCGATCGCCATTAGCTGCCTCTTGGAGTAGTTGATTGGCGGTATTTTCCAAATGTGCCAAATCGGCTCTTAAAATCTCTGCGGTTTGTGCCAGAGAGTTTTCTACTTGAGGATTAAAACGCTGTTGTAGATAGGGAATTAGCTCCCCACGAATTCGATTGCGAGCATA contains:
- the dnaB gene encoding replicative DNA helicase, which codes for MKEPNLPPANIEAEEAILGAILFDPKAISQVEASLLPSAFYVSAHQEIYQTALKLYHQGNPTDFMAVSTYLADRDRLDKVGGTAKLAQLLNRTISAVNIDRYVDLVMDKFYRRRVIEAGHKIVDLGYDSTLELEKLLNDSEQEIFSVTQQRTKSGTEHNSEIAMSAFNQLEQNSPIYPTGIQELDRLIMGLEPGSMTILAARPSMGKSAIALYLGLQQIIHHQLPVVIFSLEMTKKQMEYRLWGLISRLYCDHHSNLTPINGDRIRKHRAGLSYLAEKEVESIAKIVKVAVDLPLYMNDNRGINVAGIASEARQVKAREGKLGLVIVDYLQMMASDNGGNRSYELGDVGRGLYQLAGELSVPVLALSQVNRGVEGRQNKRPMMSDLSQSGILEMVADNIIFAYRDEYYDSATSQPGILELILAKARHGDTGTVEVLFDKSSGMIRSLKEFA
- a CDS encoding DUF5615 family PIN-like protein, which produces MSKICLYLDEDTIKGALVKALLNADLDVITVIDARMLGRSDEEQLIWSTKQKRVIYSFNIGDFCKLHRDYMIQGKTHTGIILAPQQQYAIGQQLTGLLKLVAANSAEDMINQLIFLNSYVKN
- a CDS encoding DUF433 domain-containing protein; protein product: MTATVNINRLIVSTPDVCGGRPRIDGSRITVQYVINEIKAGVTPEEILEDKPHLTLAAIYTAIAYYYDNKNSLDAEFAIYNQECNQLTAEYTTGN
- a CDS encoding site-specific integrase; the encoded protein is MDQSKQDIVGSQSGRQKKKAKGTVKIESDKGWLRLRFTYAGKRRAFALGLLDTSINRKFAEQRARQIELDILSNNFDTTLQKYKPLKIKEQMAADLLTVEELIARFIEYKSKLVSSPRSLEKYQTVLTHLKSFNLKDKNTADSLANQSASNFKLDYSEQFYQYLSGKLAPVTLKQSIVWLSACWQWGTEQEIVESDPWKPLIKRIKVPPKQMPSPFASEEIKAIIQGFEQDKYYSHYVEFVEFLFGTGCRTGEAIGLCWKHLNEDCSTVWIGESLSRGTRKAIKTNRARTITLTPRLRSLLLSMKHKSFDLEQPVFRSSKGNPIDDHNFRNRAWKSILSKVGVKYRKPYNTRHTLISHALNQGMNPVEVAQLTGHDVQTLYENYAGNVNSRPRLPEIFR
- a CDS encoding Fe2+-dependent dioxygenase — translated: MIFSINQILSPDQLTEIQQVLSKAEFIDGKLTAGWHAKLVKHNQQLKVGTSEKELKTKIRAALNHNALFQSAIRPKSIHSLLFSRYSQGMSYDTHVDNALMNNQSGLCRSDVSFTLFLNSPQEYTGGELTIEGVQEEQSYKLDAGSAIVYPSTTLHRVNPVTQGTRLVAVGWVQSIIRDSSDRELLFDLETARRAIFAKSGKTPEFDLISKSIANLLRKWAQV
- a CDS encoding alpha/beta hydrolase; translation: MPTVDVRGVDHYYEWIRRSENAHKPVMVFVHGWGGSAKYWRSTAEAIADDFDCLLYDLRGFGRSPIPQNAPNLGYKMEDYADDLALLLDALNLNRVYLNAHSMGASVATFFLNRYREKVQQAILTCNGIFEYDALAFAAFHKFGGYVVKFRYNWFLKFPFADRMFMARFLHRPIDKSDRQAFLADFLLADYAAAVGTIYTSVSKEAVEIMPQEFAKLTVPTLMVSGEKDIIIPASMGRQAAALNNKIEYVELPETSHFPMLEDKPAYLKTIKEFLQVSSAVA
- a CDS encoding nuclease A inhibitor family protein; protein product: MTDPDRELIKQLESATTDLLWFSEAEYPIQVVYWHDAANFTLDTLLQQHDYPPDTKVAMPEFSAFFAVATKQETWHNEAEQAQVLRYQTLVNLMANNLTNIKVYLLGDIEIDAYILGTTPQMAIAGLATRIVAT
- the rpoD gene encoding RNA polymerase sigma factor RpoD; the protein is MTQANQVLATIANPGNDWESLIDEDSSKNQDSIELKSAAKGKKKPASTTKRAERGRKKPYTEDSIRIYLQEIGRIRLLRAEEEIELARQIADLLELERLKDSLEDGLGREATEEEWAREVDMEYRKFRRRLFIGRRAKDKMVQSNLRLVVSIAKKYMNRGLSFQDLIQEGSLGLIRAAEKFDHEKGYKFSTYATWWIRQAITRAIADQSRTIRLPVHLYETISRIKKTTKLLSQERGRKPTEEEIATRMEMTIEKLRFIAKSAQLPISLETPIGKEEDSRLGDFIEADGETPEDQVSKSLLREDLESVLDTLSPRERDVLRLRYGLDDGRMKTLEEIGQIFNVTRERIRQIEAKALRKLRHPNRNSILKEYIR
- a CDS encoding polysaccharide deacetylase family protein; its protein translation is MNILSPGTLVISLDLELYWGMRDVISLDDYQKHLVGVRQAIPAILELFKKYKIHATWATVGFLYYADIEELQENIPAQLPSYDRSQLDPYQYINTLKKEDNQQLHFCPDLIELVKQYAGQEIGTHTFSHYYCLETGQTQAQFKADLHAAIAIAEKANLSTTSLVFPRNQYNQAYLAAIIDCGINCYRGNETSSIYHDERGDGDRPRKRILRLLDAYINLTGHNCQSWSDLRSTYPINIPASRFLRPYSAKLKYLDGLRLRRITSGLKYAANHGLVYHLWWHPHNFGVNLAENLNFLEKILQSYQKLNTQDKMQSLNMGEIAKLCLNPQKQVSKVLTTDY